AGCCTTCCGAGTCGGCGGCCCTGCTCGTGATACGTCGCGAGGGTGTCTTCGTTGAGGATGCTGTTGACCAGACGCTCGTAGGCGATGAACAGCAGCGCCATTCCCGGCGCCTCGTAGATGCCGCGGGACTTCGCCTCGATGATGCGGTTCTCGATCTGGTCGCTCATGCCGAGCCCGTGCCGACCACCGATGCGGTTCGCCTCGAAGACGAGGGCCACGGGGTCGGTGAACTCGACGCCGTTCAGCGCGACGGGGCGTCCTCGATCGAACGTGACCGTGACGTCCTCCGTCGCGATCTCGACCGACGGGTCCCAGTACTTGACGCCCATGATCGGTTCGACGGTCTCGAGGGAGACGTCGAGGTGCTCGAGCGTCTTGGCCTCGTGCGTCGCGCCCCAGATGTTGGCATCCGTCGAATACGCCTTCTCGACGGAGTCGCGGTAGGGGAAACCGTGCGCGACGAGCCACTCGCTCATCTCGGTGCGACCGCCGAGTTCGGTCACGAAGTCGGCGTCGAGCCAGGGCTTGTAGATGCGCAGCGCCGGGTTCGCGAGCAGGCCGTAGCGGTAGAACCGCTCGATGTCGTTGCCCTTGTAGGTCGATCCGTCGCCCCAGATGTCGACGCCGTCTTCCTTCATGGCGCGAACGAGGAGCGTTCCGGTCACGGCGCGGCCCAGAGGTGTGGTGTTGAAGTACGTCTTGCCGCCCGAGCGGATGTGGAACGCGCCGCACGCGAGGGCGACGAACCCTTCCTCGACGAGGGCGGTCTTGCAGTCGACGAGGCGTGCGACCTCGGCGCCGTACTCGAGGGCGCGGCCGGGGATCGCTTCGATGTCGTCTTCGTCGGGCTGTCCGAGGTCACCCGTATAGGTGCAGGGAACGGCGCCCTTGTCGCGCATCCACGCGACGGCGACGGAGGTGTCCAGTCCTCCCGAGAAGGCGATGCCGATGCGCTCGCCGACGGGCAGGGACTGAAGGACCTTGGACATGCCCTCGATTCTAGTGACCCGCCCCGACCCCGCCGTTCCGGGGCGCCGGTGCCCCGCGGCGTGCCGTCGTGCCCCCCGCGACATCCGCGGCATCCGCCGCATCCGCCATTCGCCGAGAAGACGCGAAACGTCGGGTCGGGGCTCGGGAGGGAGCAGTTCGGGTCTTCTCGGCGGATCGA
This genomic stretch from Microbacterium sp. SLBN-146 harbors:
- the argG gene encoding argininosuccinate synthase codes for the protein MSKVLQSLPVGERIGIAFSGGLDTSVAVAWMRDKGAVPCTYTGDLGQPDEDDIEAIPGRALEYGAEVARLVDCKTALVEEGFVALACGAFHIRSGGKTYFNTTPLGRAVTGTLLVRAMKEDGVDIWGDGSTYKGNDIERFYRYGLLANPALRIYKPWLDADFVTELGGRTEMSEWLVAHGFPYRDSVEKAYSTDANIWGATHEAKTLEHLDVSLETVEPIMGVKYWDPSVEIATEDVTVTFDRGRPVALNGVEFTDPVALVFEANRIGGRHGLGMSDQIENRIIEAKSRGIYEAPGMALLFIAYERLVNSILNEDTLATYHEQGRRLGRLMYEGRWLEPQSLMLRESIQKWVGSTITGTVTLRLRRGDDWTIVDTSATGMSYSPEKLSMERVGDAAFGPTDRIGQLTMRNLDIADSRARLEQYAGMGLLGGATGELVGRVHAGESGEITGHAAPFDVEREELADATDAANEASAFDLGTD